From Companilactobacillus heilongjiangensis, one genomic window encodes:
- the miaA gene encoding tRNA (adenosine(37)-N6)-dimethylallyltransferase MiaA, with translation MIKVVAIVGPTAVGKSALGLKLAKKFNGEIISGDSMQIYRNLDIGTAKDSPQELTEVPHHLVDICDADQRYTVKDFQAKAKTIITDLSADNKLPLVVGGTGFYLSSLVNNLNLGGKKDDNKYRQELVELEKSGRIDKLQAILKDEDPLAYQKIDIENTRRLIRAIEVIRSTGKSITEQDNGDKWADFYLIGLTDDRPKLYQRINDRVDKMVQMGLLDEAKYVYNSRDKFPQAKNGIGYKELFPYFEGQASLESCLDEIKKNSRHFAKRQFTYFRNQMDVDWYNISDDKNYQTDIETNILKFLGGQND, from the coding sequence TTGATAAAAGTTGTTGCGATAGTAGGACCGACCGCTGTTGGTAAGAGTGCACTTGGTCTAAAATTAGCTAAAAAATTTAATGGAGAGATTATTTCTGGGGATTCGATGCAGATTTATCGTAATTTAGATATAGGGACCGCCAAAGACTCCCCACAAGAATTAACTGAAGTTCCACATCACTTGGTTGATATTTGTGATGCCGATCAGCGTTACACAGTTAAAGATTTTCAAGCTAAAGCTAAAACCATCATTACTGACTTATCTGCGGATAATAAATTGCCGTTAGTTGTTGGTGGTACTGGCTTTTATTTGAGCTCGTTAGTTAACAACCTGAACCTTGGTGGCAAAAAGGATGATAACAAATACCGTCAAGAATTGGTTGAGTTGGAAAAGTCTGGTCGAATAGACAAGTTACAAGCAATCTTGAAGGATGAAGATCCGTTGGCTTATCAGAAAATTGATATTGAGAATACTCGTCGCTTGATTCGTGCCATTGAAGTTATCCGTTCAACTGGCAAGTCGATTACTGAGCAGGATAACGGAGACAAGTGGGCTGATTTTTATTTGATTGGTTTAACTGATGATCGTCCTAAGTTGTACCAACGTATCAATGACCGTGTCGATAAAATGGTACAGATGGGCTTGTTAGACGAAGCTAAGTACGTTTATAACAGTCGTGATAAGTTCCCACAGGCTAAGAATGGAATCGGCTACAAGGAACTATTTCCTTATTTTGAGGGTCAAGCAAGTTTGGAAAGTTGTCTGGATGAAATTAAAAAGAATTCTCGTCACTTTGCCAAGCGTCAATTTACGTATTTCCGTAATCAGATGGATGTTGATTGGTATAATATTAGTGATGATAAAAATTATCAAACCGATATTGAAACCAATATCCTTAAATTTTTAGGAGGGCAAAATGACTAA
- a CDS encoding DUF3042 family protein has product MAKKQKHLRFVKGFLVGSLTTATAVYGALHAFKKKVIEPENIENERIEANRRRANRKSLQAHQG; this is encoded by the coding sequence ATGGCAAAAAAACAAAAACATCTTCGTTTTGTTAAAGGCTTCCTTGTTGGTTCACTAACAACAGCTACTGCAGTTTATGGTGCTTTACACGCATTCAAGAAAAAGGTTATCGAACCCGAAAATATTGAAAACGAACGTATTGAAGCTAACCGCAGACGTGCTAACCGTAAGAGCCTTCAAGCACACCAAGGATAA
- a CDS encoding rhodanese-like domain-containing protein, which produces MNVILYIIVIGFLVYWVGSWLYFWLKGRSMGGSIDQKTFEETMRKAQIVDLREKNAFDAKHILGARSLPYTQLKYNEGELRPDLPVYLYGDNKNMCVRAALKLQKKWGFTDVKWLEDRFADWEGKTKKTTKI; this is translated from the coding sequence TTGAATGTGATTTTGTATATTATTGTAATCGGATTTTTGGTTTATTGGGTTGGTTCATGGCTTTACTTCTGGTTAAAGGGTAGAAGCATGGGCGGTTCAATCGATCAAAAGACATTTGAGGAAACGATGAGAAAAGCTCAAATTGTTGATTTAAGAGAGAAAAACGCATTCGATGCCAAACATATTTTGGGTGCTAGAAGTCTTCCATATACACAACTCAAGTACAATGAGGGTGAATTAAGACCAGATCTTCCAGTTTACCTATATGGAGATAACAAAAATATGTGTGTCCGTGCGGCTCTTAAGTTGCAAAAAAAGTGGGGCTTTACTGACGTTAAGTGGTTAGAAGACCGTTTTGCTGATTGGGAAGGCAAAACTAAGAAAACTACTAAAATCTAA
- a CDS encoding ROK family glucokinase yields the protein MTDKKLIGVDLGGTTIKFAILTDKGEIQQKWSIETNILSDGQLIIPDIIDSINHHIKMYDMSPDQFDGIGLGSPGTINHENGTIKGAYNLNWTNEVYPVRDIQKGTGLPVTIENDANVAALGERWQGAGNNANDVVFVTLGTGVGGGIIANGKLIQGANGAAGEIGHVTVDPNGFMCTCGKRGCLETIASATGIVRVARDRAGEYAGKSELKAMLDDGQDISAKDVFDLAKKDDDLAMIVADYVCDSLGFVLGNIANTLNPKYIVIGGGVSAAGEFLRAKVDKAMRANEFATIKDATELRLASLGNGAGVIGAASLIKVD from the coding sequence GTGACAGACAAAAAGTTAATCGGTGTTGACCTTGGTGGTACAACAATTAAATTTGCTATTCTTACTGATAAAGGTGAGATTCAACAAAAGTGGAGTATTGAAACAAATATTCTTTCTGATGGACAATTGATCATCCCTGATATCATTGATTCAATCAATCACCATATCAAGATGTATGACATGAGTCCCGACCAATTTGATGGTATTGGACTAGGTTCACCTGGTACAATCAACCATGAAAATGGAACAATCAAAGGTGCTTACAACCTTAACTGGACTAATGAAGTTTATCCAGTGCGTGATATTCAAAAGGGTACAGGTCTTCCTGTAACAATTGAAAATGATGCTAACGTTGCGGCTCTTGGTGAAAGATGGCAAGGTGCTGGTAACAACGCTAATGACGTTGTGTTTGTAACCTTAGGCACTGGTGTTGGTGGTGGTATCATCGCTAATGGTAAATTGATCCAAGGTGCTAATGGTGCTGCCGGAGAAATTGGTCACGTTACAGTTGATCCTAATGGCTTCATGTGTACTTGTGGTAAGAGAGGTTGTTTGGAAACAATCGCTTCAGCTACTGGTATCGTGCGTGTTGCTAGAGACCGTGCTGGCGAATATGCTGGTAAATCAGAATTGAAGGCTATGCTTGATGATGGTCAAGATATTTCAGCTAAAGATGTCTTTGATTTAGCTAAAAAAGATGATGACCTAGCAATGATCGTAGCTGATTATGTTTGTGATTCACTTGGATTTGTTCTTGGTAACATTGCTAACACATTGAACCCTAAGTACATCGTTATCGGTGGTGGAGTTTCAGCTGCTGGTGAATTCCTTCGTGCAAAAGTTGACAAAGCTATGCGTGCCAATGAATTTGCTACAATTAAGGATGCAACTGAACTAAGATTAGCTAGTTTAGGTAATGGTGCCGGTGTTATTGGTGCTGCTTCATTGATTAAAGTTGATTAG
- a CDS encoding YqgQ family protein: MDNMSFRTLYDVQQLLKRFGTFVHVGKRIWDIELMSSEIRRLYEGGLIDKQTFIRVQLVLKREHRLEEKKQEEKDRSK; the protein is encoded by the coding sequence ATGGATAATATGAGCTTTAGAACCCTCTATGATGTACAGCAGCTTTTGAAACGCTTTGGGACTTTTGTGCATGTTGGCAAAAGAATCTGGGATATCGAATTGATGTCAAGTGAGATTAGGCGCTTGTACGAAGGTGGATTAATCGACAAACAGACCTTTATTCGTGTTCAATTGGTCTTAAAACGTGAACACAGACTAGAAGAGAAAAAACAAGAAGAAAAGGACAGATCAAAGTGA
- a CDS encoding rhomboid family intramembrane serine protease, protein MQIINKESKSYVTWVLLAVTIGVFIVESVVGGSQNYQTLLLMGAKTNNLVQAGQWWRLITPIFLHIGIFHIFMNGFTLLYVGQILEPMVGHWRFFVIYMLSGIMGNLASFAFGANNVISAGASTSLFGMFAAFLALGLIYRENRFLRELGKSFLGLIAINLLMDLTMSGIDIWGHIGGAVGGLLLGYALGLPKISRPKMIFRILAILVAIAISYYMYAKGMIVYG, encoded by the coding sequence ATGCAAATAATCAATAAAGAGAGTAAATCATACGTTACTTGGGTCTTACTAGCTGTGACAATCGGTGTTTTCATCGTTGAATCAGTAGTTGGTGGCTCGCAAAATTATCAAACGTTGCTGTTGATGGGAGCAAAAACTAATAATTTAGTTCAAGCTGGTCAATGGTGGCGCTTGATTACGCCAATATTTTTACACATTGGTATCTTTCATATTTTTATGAATGGGTTTACACTGTTATATGTTGGTCAAATCTTAGAGCCAATGGTCGGTCATTGGCGATTTTTCGTGATTTATATGTTAAGCGGTATTATGGGTAATCTTGCAAGTTTTGCCTTTGGTGCCAATAATGTTATTTCAGCTGGTGCTAGTACGTCTCTCTTCGGCATGTTTGCTGCCTTTCTAGCATTAGGTTTAATTTATCGCGAGAACCGATTTTTGAGAGAACTTGGCAAAAGTTTTTTAGGTCTAATCGCAATTAATTTGTTGATGGACCTGACTATGTCCGGTATCGATATTTGGGGTCACATTGGTGGCGCTGTTGGTGGGTTACTCCTCGGCTATGCTTTGGGATTGCCTAAAATCAGTCGTCCAAAAATGATCTTTCGCATACTGGCAATTTTGGTAGCCATTGCTATCTCTTATTATATGTATGCAAAGGGTATGATAGTTTATGGATAA
- a CDS encoding 5-formyltetrahydrofolate cyclo-ligase: MDKVSFRKKQIDLVSEFMKSDKAQKEINDLYMQLFDDLDFQNTPSIGITLSMNDEIPTFPIINQCWEMGKDVYIPKTFANYSMRFVQYTKDTELIESSFGVREPKNYENNIMDPPDLLIVPGLAYSQSKNRLGFGAGYFDRYLAKHPTKTISLASSRQFYTDTPWPIYVLDKPIDKILVSKGDVDANNQ, encoded by the coding sequence TTGGATAAGGTAAGCTTTAGAAAAAAGCAGATCGATTTGGTCAGTGAGTTTATGAAATCCGATAAGGCTCAAAAAGAAATCAATGATCTTTACATGCAATTATTCGATGATTTAGATTTTCAAAATACCCCAAGTATCGGTATTACGCTGAGTATGAACGATGAAATCCCCACATTTCCAATTATTAATCAATGTTGGGAAATGGGTAAGGATGTTTATATTCCGAAGACTTTCGCCAATTATTCAATGCGTTTCGTACAATATACGAAAGATACCGAATTAATTGAGAGTTCATTTGGCGTTCGAGAACCAAAAAATTATGAGAATAATATTATGGATCCGCCTGATCTCTTGATTGTTCCGGGTTTAGCATACTCACAATCAAAAAATCGACTTGGTTTTGGTGCGGGTTATTTTGACCGTTATTTGGCTAAGCATCCAACTAAAACAATTTCCTTAGCATCATCGAGACAATTTTACACAGACACGCCTTGGCCTATTTACGTGTTAGATAAGCCAATCGATAAGATTCTTGTGTCAAAGGGTGATGTTGATGCAAATAATCAATAA
- the rpmG gene encoding 50S ribosomal protein L33, whose protein sequence is MRVNITMECTSCHERTYLTNKSKRNNPDRLELKKYCPRERTVTLHRETK, encoded by the coding sequence ATGAGAGTAAACATAACAATGGAATGTACTTCATGTCACGAACGTACATATCTAACAAACAAGAGCAAGCGTAACAACCCTGATCGCCTTGAACTTAAGAAATATTGTCCACGCGAACGCACTGTTACATTGCACCGTGAAACAAAATAA
- a CDS encoding penicillin-binding transpeptidase domain-containing protein, with protein MDILKKRTGSQAKSTIPFRLNLLFFIVFVLFAMLVAQLAYLQIVYGGKFQAEVDRTDKTVMTGSVPRGMIYDSKGRLLVGNSTANAITYTKSGSVKSSDIYTIASRLTKYMKVDVDDLTDRDKADYILAAPNKSAQVAKQMPKSYRVDANGDALSSTKIYANEVKYVQKEGVHLNDKDLQRASLFKKMSAAYSLSTVFLKDKNLSAREIAQVSEHLTELPGISIGSNWTRDYPQGKSIASIIGGVSTEQQGIPDDEINSMLASGYSRNDRVGTSYLEKNYESILSGTKSQRQVQIGSNNQIKKSTVLYKGQKGGNLNLTIDSSFQKKVQDDLNAQYSAAKAAGITQYSDGAYAVVLNPKTGAVLAMAGIHNDPKTGDTSEDALGVINRTFVMGSAVKGATVLGALMDGVITPENNSQVDNPIYLPGSPVKKSVYPPGTFSSLNAIQALQFSSNIYMMNLAMKEGNAKYVPNEEMSMNPDIFSKLRGYFNQFGLGVKTGIDISGETTGIEGSTRNSDGQLKTGSALDLSYGNYDAYTLIEMAQYISTIANGGYRLKPYVVQSIQKTKDDGTKGALTSVTKPSVLNKVGFTQDELNVVRKGMYAAVHGSGYWTTATKLKDLSPAVAAKTGTAQSFYYNPDNPSSDPPETITTSLVSFGPYEDPNVAMAIVFPNLTSENGSYPNLLAHQIYTDYYKMTGQK; from the coding sequence CTGGATATATTAAAGAAAAGAACAGGTAGTCAAGCGAAGTCTACTATTCCATTTCGTCTAAACCTGCTTTTTTTTATTGTCTTTGTTCTATTCGCAATGTTAGTTGCACAGCTAGCTTATCTCCAGATTGTTTATGGTGGTAAGTTTCAAGCTGAAGTTGACCGAACAGATAAGACAGTAATGACAGGCAGTGTGCCACGTGGGATGATTTATGATTCTAAAGGTAGACTTTTAGTTGGGAACTCGACAGCCAATGCAATCACTTATACAAAGAGTGGGAGCGTTAAGTCGAGTGATATTTATACGATTGCAAGCAGATTGACAAAGTATATGAAAGTTGATGTCGACGATTTAACAGATCGTGATAAGGCTGATTATATCTTGGCTGCACCTAATAAGTCAGCTCAAGTTGCTAAGCAAATGCCTAAGTCATATCGTGTTGATGCTAATGGCGATGCTTTGTCATCAACAAAAATTTATGCTAATGAAGTTAAATATGTTCAAAAAGAAGGCGTTCATCTGAATGATAAAGACCTCCAGCGAGCTTCTTTATTTAAGAAAATGAGTGCTGCTTATTCACTTTCAACAGTTTTCTTGAAAGATAAGAATTTATCTGCTCGAGAAATTGCTCAAGTTAGTGAACATTTGACTGAATTACCAGGAATCAGTATCGGTAGTAACTGGACACGTGATTATCCACAAGGTAAATCAATTGCCAGTATCATCGGTGGTGTTTCCACAGAACAACAAGGTATTCCCGATGATGAAATTAACTCAATGTTGGCATCTGGTTATTCACGTAATGACCGTGTCGGAACTAGTTATCTAGAAAAGAATTATGAATCAATTCTTTCTGGTACTAAGAGTCAACGTCAAGTTCAAATTGGTTCTAACAACCAGATCAAGAAGAGTACTGTACTATACAAAGGTCAAAAAGGTGGAAACCTTAACTTAACAATTGATTCAAGTTTCCAAAAGAAAGTTCAAGATGATTTAAATGCACAATATAGTGCTGCCAAAGCTGCTGGTATTACACAGTATTCTGATGGTGCCTATGCTGTTGTTTTGAATCCTAAGACTGGTGCTGTTTTGGCTATGGCCGGAATTCACAATGATCCTAAGACTGGTGATACATCTGAAGATGCTTTGGGTGTTATCAATAGAACCTTCGTTATGGGTTCTGCTGTTAAGGGTGCGACTGTCTTGGGTGCTTTAATGGATGGTGTTATTACACCTGAAAATAATTCACAAGTTGATAATCCAATTTACTTGCCAGGTTCACCGGTTAAAAAGTCTGTTTATCCGCCTGGTACTTTCAGTAGTTTAAATGCTATTCAAGCACTACAATTTTCATCAAATATTTATATGATGAATTTAGCCATGAAGGAAGGGAATGCCAAATACGTCCCTAATGAAGAAATGTCAATGAATCCTGATATTTTCTCTAAACTACGTGGTTACTTTAATCAATTTGGTTTAGGTGTAAAGACCGGAATCGATATTTCAGGTGAAACAACTGGTATTGAAGGTTCTACAAGAAACAGTGATGGTCAATTGAAGACTGGTTCTGCACTGGATTTATCTTATGGTAACTATGATGCCTATACATTGATTGAAATGGCTCAATATATTTCTACCATCGCAAATGGTGGCTATCGTTTGAAACCATACGTCGTACAATCAATTCAAAAGACTAAAGATGATGGAACAAAGGGAGCTTTGACATCCGTTACAAAGCCTTCCGTTCTAAATAAGGTTGGATTTACTCAAGATGAATTAAACGTCGTTAGAAAGGGTATGTATGCCGCTGTCCATGGTAGTGGTTACTGGACTACTGCTACTAAGTTGAAAGATTTATCACCAGCTGTAGCTGCTAAGACTGGTACTGCCCAATCTTTCTACTACAATCCTGATAATCCTTCATCTGATCCTCCTGAAACAATTACCACTAGTTTGGTCAGTTTCGGACCATATGAAGACCCTAATGTAGCAATGGCTATCGTCTTTCCTAATCTAACAAGTGAGAATGGTAGTTATCCAAACTTACTAGCACATCAGATTTATACAGACTACTATAAGATGACTGGTCAGAAATAA
- a CDS encoding HesB/YadR/YfhF family protein, with protein sequence MKIELTDEAVKWFEEELDLVPGDGVHFYGKVYGKTMVHEGFSIAMRKEKPIDPVSSTVIHGVSYYITDSDTWFFARYDLLVEYDKDLDGPNYIFKSNE encoded by the coding sequence ATGAAGATCGAACTAACTGATGAAGCAGTAAAATGGTTTGAAGAAGAGTTGGACTTAGTACCCGGTGATGGTGTACATTTTTATGGTAAGGTCTATGGAAAAACAATGGTTCATGAGGGATTTTCAATCGCTATGCGTAAGGAAAAACCAATTGATCCGGTGTCCAGTACTGTCATCCATGGTGTGAGTTATTATATAACTGATAGTGATACTTGGTTTTTTGCCAGATATGATTTGTTAGTTGAATATGACAAAGACCTTGATGGGCCAAATTATATTTTTAAATCGAATGAGTAA
- the greA gene encoding transcription elongation factor GreA: protein MADRSYPMTAAGLQDLKDQLEELKKVKRPEVINRIKIARSFGDLSENSEYTSAKDEQSVIESKISEVIERIQYAKVIDADEVADDEVSIGKKVTVQEDGEEPDVYTIVGASESDPDSGKISNESPIAKALIGKHTGEKVTIETPVGSYEVTVKDVAVAE, encoded by the coding sequence ATGGCAGATAGAAGTTATCCAATGACAGCCGCAGGCTTACAAGATTTAAAGGATCAATTGGAAGAATTAAAGAAAGTAAAGCGTCCCGAAGTAATTAACCGTATCAAGATTGCACGTAGTTTCGGTGACCTTTCTGAAAACTCAGAATACACATCTGCAAAAGATGAACAAAGTGTTATTGAATCAAAAATTTCCGAAGTAATTGAACGTATTCAATATGCCAAAGTTATCGACGCTGATGAAGTAGCCGACGATGAAGTTTCAATCGGTAAAAAAGTTACTGTTCAAGAAGACGGTGAAGAACCTGACGTTTATACTATCGTTGGTGCTTCAGAATCAGATCCTGACAGTGGTAAAATTTCAAACGAATCACCAATTGCTAAAGCTCTAATCGGCAAGCACACTGGCGAAAAAGTAACCATTGAAACACCAGTTGGCAGCTATGAAGTAACTGTTAAAGACGTTGCAGTTGCCGAATAG
- the mltG gene encoding endolytic transglycosylase MltG — protein MQTRAEERKVANHIAYWIVGVIAVLAVVVAIIGFNYVNSSLQPYNANSKEDVVVKIPIGSSSKEIAKTLEKDKVIKSATVFNLYIKAQNYTDFQAGYYKFKQSWGVGDVVKQLQKGGTEQPPTTNSGDTVLVREGITIDQIGDAIQSGTKRSLKFKKSDFMKLMKDESYMKQLQKKYPELLDSTMAKKNVRYHLEGYLFPATYSVYKGMTLKGLVNQMVENEDEKLTPYYATIKEKGYTVQEVLTLASLVEREGLHTKDRKKIAGVFYNRLAVNMPLQSDISVMYALNTHKTKLTNKDTSVKSPYNLYKNEGYGPGPFNTPSIDSIEATLNPADRDQNYLYFFANLTTGKITYSHTLAEHNSRYATTGQ, from the coding sequence ATGCAAACTCGCGCCGAAGAGAGAAAAGTAGCGAACCATATTGCTTACTGGATCGTCGGTGTTATTGCAGTCTTAGCAGTCGTTGTTGCTATTATTGGCTTCAATTATGTAAATAGTTCATTGCAACCATACAATGCGAATAGTAAAGAAGACGTTGTTGTTAAAATCCCAATAGGTTCTTCTAGCAAAGAAATAGCTAAGACTCTTGAAAAAGATAAGGTTATTAAGAGTGCAACAGTATTCAATCTCTATATCAAAGCTCAAAATTACACTGATTTTCAAGCTGGATACTACAAGTTTAAACAATCTTGGGGTGTCGGGGATGTCGTTAAGCAATTACAGAAGGGTGGAACTGAACAACCACCAACAACCAATTCTGGCGATACCGTTCTTGTCCGTGAAGGTATAACCATCGATCAAATCGGGGATGCCATTCAAAGCGGTACTAAGAGGAGTTTGAAATTTAAGAAATCAGACTTCATGAAATTGATGAAGGATGAGTCTTACATGAAACAACTTCAAAAGAAATATCCTGAACTTTTGGATTCTACAATGGCCAAAAAGAATGTCAGATATCACCTTGAAGGTTACTTGTTCCCAGCTACATACAGTGTTTATAAAGGTATGACGTTGAAAGGACTTGTTAACCAAATGGTTGAAAATGAGGATGAGAAACTAACACCTTACTATGCAACTATTAAGGAAAAAGGCTATACAGTTCAAGAAGTCTTAACGTTAGCCTCATTGGTTGAACGTGAAGGTTTGCATACTAAGGACCGTAAGAAGATTGCTGGTGTATTCTATAACCGTCTTGCAGTCAATATGCCATTACAATCTGATATTTCAGTTATGTATGCCCTAAATACACATAAGACTAAGTTGACAAACAAGGATACTAGCGTTAAGTCCCCTTATAACTTGTACAAGAATGAGGGTTATGGACCTGGCCCATTCAATACACCAAGTATTGACTCTATTGAAGCAACCTTGAATCCTGCTGATAGAGATCAAAATTATCTCTACTTCTTCGCTAACTTGACGACTGGTAAGATTACTTACTCACATACTCTTGCAGAGCATAACAGTAGATATGCAACAACAGGTCAATAG